A genomic region of Rhipicephalus sanguineus isolate Rsan-2018 chromosome 1, BIME_Rsan_1.4, whole genome shotgun sequence contains the following coding sequences:
- the LOC119383481 gene encoding uncharacterized protein LOC119383481, protein MNVVVNLSESGEPRSRYPRLASYVAVLVPKHLVLGVGSQELSEERYTRRRVGSKQESVEVPDRPVGSEPNESSGESTEEGLGGGVTRGQQGLVHAHRLRRPAIALSQGNTEAGTLWIPRASRGVEPPLTTTHWRGMDGYPQTKKDGTAWKIGNHDRPANFVARARIRRAVTKTLAPSSTTAAATGFIPIAGPFGGGQELAYSAFLDGGSSTPFPAGFSSYASPSRQQNSKQAYGGGFDYGRSTTSAFSAGYESLGSGNFQLIRGGVYADNQASSSHVPYYVQGPSSGYQAYSYDEDTGGPVLGFQGFEHFGSPLHNALSKNTHVVGASTEHRTRTSTPKPLATGEDHLRAME, encoded by the coding sequence GGGAGCCGCGTTCCCGTTACCCTCGCCTGGCCTCATATGTTGCAGTCCTTGTGCCCAAGCATTTGGTCCTGGGGGTCGGATCCCAGGAGCTTTCTGAGGAGCGCTATACTCGTCGGCGAGTCGGCTCCAAGCAAGAATCAGTCGAGGTTCCTGATAGGCCAGTCGGATCAGAGCCGAACGAGTCGTCGGGGGAGTCCACCGAAGAAGGCCTTGGTGGTGGAGTGACTCGGGGTCAGCAGGGCCTTGTACACGCCCACAGACTTCGGCGACCAGCTATCGCTCTATCGCAGGGAAATACGGAAGCAGGGACTCTCTGGATACCACGCGCCTCGAGAGGGGTAGAGCCACCGCTGACGACCACGCACTGGCGCGGTATGGATGGTTATCCACAAACTAAAAAGGACGGCACAGCCTGGAAAATTGGCAACCATGATAGGCCCGCCAACTTTGTTGCCCGTGCACGTATACGCCGGGCCGTTACCAAAACACTAGCGCCGTCGAGCACGACAGCCGCCGCCACGGGCTTCATCCCCATAGCGGGCCCATTCGGCGGCGGTCAGGAACTCGCCTACTCGGCCTTCTTAGATGGCGGCTCTTCCACGCCTTTTCCAGCAGGCTTCTCGAGCTACGCCAGCCCCAGCCGGCAACAAAACTCCAAGCAGGCCTACGGCGGCGGCTTCGACTACGGACGCTCGACCACGAGCGCATTTTCCGCCGGCTACGAGTCTCTGGGTAGCGGAAACTTCCAGCTAATCCGCGGCGGAGTCTACGCTGATAACCAGGCCAGCTCTAGCCATGTCCCCTACTATGTGCAGGGACCCAGTAGTGGTTACCAAGCCTATTCATACGATGAAGACACTGGTGGGCCTGTTCTGGGCTTCCAGGGTTTCGAACATTTCGGTAGCCCACTGCACAACGCCCTCAGCAAGAACACTCACGTAGTGGGTGCCTCGACAGAGCACAGGACACGCACATCAACACCCAAGCCACTAGCTACAGGCGAAGACCACTTAAGGGCCATGGAATAG